A window of Maioricimonas rarisocia genomic DNA:
GGGCTGCACAGCCCCGCAGCGTGACGCTGCCCGGGCAGCCGATCAACGTGACGCGGTAGCTCGAAGCTGCTACTTCAGCATGTCGTACTTCTTCATCTTGTTGTAGAGCGTCACGCGGCTGATGCCGAGATCGCGGGCCGTGTTGGTGCGGCTGAAATTGTTCTTGAACAGCGCCTGCTCGATGATTTCCTTTTCGGTCAGGGCGACCTGATGTTCGAGGCTGCGATTCTGCGTGACCGGGCGACGCGAGAGGACAACGGACGGATCGTTCGTCGGTCCGACCAGGCCTGAGACGATGTGGGACGGCAGGTGGTCACGCGTCAGCAGTCCGTCGCGGCAGTAGATCACTGCCCGCTGGACCACGTGTTCGAGTTCCCGGACGTTGCCGGGCCAAGGGTAGGCCAACAGCGCTTCGAGCATGTTGTCGTCGATACGGTCGATGCGGACGCCGTGCTTCTGCTGGAAGCGAGCGACGAACTTCTTGACCAGCGGAACGATGTCGACCTTCCGCTTACGGAGCGGCGGGATCTCGAACTTCAGCATGTTCAGGCGGTAGTACAGGTCCGGCCGGAACCGCCCCTGTTCGACCAGCGGCTGCAGGTCGAGATTGCTGGCGACCACCAGGCGGGCCTGTGACCGCAGCGTCCGGTTCGAACCGACCGGCTCGAACTCGCCGGTTTCGATGACCCGCAGCAGTTTCACCTGCTGTTCGGGCCCGAGCACGTCGATTTCGTCGAGGAGGATCGTTCCGCGGCCGGCGGCGATGAACTTTCCCTCCTTGTCCGCGTGGGCGCTGGTGAAGGCTCCTTTCACGTGACCGAACAGTTCGCTTTCGATCAGCTCCCGGGGAAGAGCTCCGCATGCAACGTGAATGAAGGGTTCAGCCCGTCGCGGAGACGCCTCGTGAACGAGTTGCGAGAGATAGGTCTTGCCCGAGCCTGTTTCGCCGATCAGCAGAATCGTCACATCGTGGACGGCGGCAATCGCGAGGTCCTCGAGCATCTGCTTGAAGTGGGGGGACTGCGTTTCGAAGCGGTGCGAGACGACCTCGGCGACCGAGGTGGCACGGCCTTCGCGTTCCGCCTGCGGTGCATCTGACGTTGGTGGAACACTGGTGCCCGGCAGGAAGGGATCGAGGGCGGCAAGGATCTCTGATGTGCTGTCCGCGTCCCGGACGCAGTTGATGCCACTGCAGGCAATCCGGCGAGCGAGAATCTCGGGCGGCTCGCCACAGGCGAGCAACAGCATCGGGGTTTCCGAATGCAGGATCTGAAACTGCTCGACAAGCCGGTCGATGGCATGGCCGCCATCAGGAATCTGACGACAGTCGAAAATGACCAGGTCCGGCTGTGCCGCCTTCGCGACTTCGATGCCGTCGGCGGAAAGCGGGCCGGCATCCATCGCGACGTCGGCCGGGATCTCCTCTTCGAGGAGCGGGACCAGGGAGGAGTCGGGGCTGAGGACCAGGATGCTCATCCGGCATTCGGACTGTTTCACGGAAGACTCCTCTGTGACCGGGGCCTTGCCAGCTCTTCAGTGGCTTCGCCACGATCGCGACCGGCACTCAGGCTGATCGCGATGATGCGAGCCTGACTGCAGGCGGCGGCACGATCGATTAACATGATGTTCGCTCTGGTGCTGAGGGGGATGAACAAATGCGGTGCCGGAGTGTCAAACAGTCCGAACACGCATGTCGTAAGGTGTGTCTCACCAAGGCGTAATGGTGCGAGTTGGCGTTCGGGCGGTGTCGCGTGTTGCCCCTTGGTCGTTGTCGGTCGGCATCATTGCCGGGGCATCATGTGGCGAAGCGGCAACACGCCAGCGACCGGTGTCGAGACGATCGGATGCAACGGAATGGAACTGCGTGCGTTTGCTGAACAGGTTCTGCTGCGGCCGTCGCTCGAAGAGAAGCTGACGGCTCCTCCCGCGACGTTGACCGACACCGATCCCGGGCCCGCCGCCCGCATCGCGGAGCCGGAGCGGACGCCCGATCTTGTCTTCGCTCCCCGTCGCTCGGCCCCGTCAATGCCATCGCCACAGGCGCTTGCCGACCCGCACAAGCGGGCAATTGCGCATCACATCATGGCTAATCATGAACTGCAGGCGCTGGAGGTGATGGCGTGGGTGCTGCTGGCGTTTCCTGAGGCCCCGACGGACTTCCGGATGGGAATGGCCTGCGTAATGCGGGACGAGCAGCGGCACACGCGGATGCATGCCGAACGGGCCCGAAAACTCGGCGTGGAGTTCGGCGAACTGCCGGTGAACTGCTACATCTGGAAGAAGGCCCAGGAGTTCCACTCGGTCCTGGACTACCTGGCGGGGCTGCCGCTGGTCTTCGAAGGACGCAATCTCGATCACACCTGCGAACTGGCCGAGGCGTTCGAGGCGGCCGGCGACCCGAGGAGTGCCCGACTCATGCAGGTGATCCACGACGATGAGATCGAGCACGTCCGCTTCGGTATCGAATGGTTGCGACGGCTCAAGCGGGACGACCAGAGCGACTGGGACGCATTCGTCGACCACCTGCACTGGCCGCTGCGGCCCGGCAAAGCGCGGGGGATGGTGTTTCAGAGAGAAGCCCGGCTGGCGGCGGGGCTCGGGGCGGAATTCGTCGACCGGCTCGAGAAGTGGACCGATGAGGAATCGGTGGAAACCGGATGAGTCCGTCCGTCGTTTCGGCGTGGCGGACGCGTAACAGAGGGGAACTGCGTCAGGCGGAACACGTGGAATGGACCGATTGGCGCGACGACGACCCGCGGAGGAAAGATCCGCGTTGAGTTCATCCGCGAGCCTCGGTATACCGAATGAACATTCTCAGCAGACCTGCAATACAACACAGGGGAACAGCATGGCAGCGGAACCGGTTGGACAGTCGGCAACGGAAGGGACCCCCGGACAGCCTGGCGCTCAGGAAGTCCGAATCGAGCTGGATGATTCGGCGACGAACGCGACCTATGCGAATCTCTGTCGGGTGTCGAGTTCTCCCGAAGAGCTGATCATCGACTTTGCACTCAATCCCAATCCGGTCAGTGGGCAGTCGCAGCGGATTCCGGTGAGCGAGCGGGTGATCCTGAATCATTACACCGCCAAGCGACTGGCCGCTCTGCTGTCGACGACGGTCCAGCGCCACGAGCAGGCGTTCGGGACGCTCGAGATGGACTACCGCAAACGGCTGCGGACGTCGCCGGAATCGGAGTGATCCGCTTCCGTCCCCACCAGCTTTGAGGACAGTGGGCCGTGCGCGATGCCGGATGTCGCTTCGCATGGCCGCAGCATGATCGGGGGAGCCGACTGTGAGTGATTCGTTCGACCACGGAGACCCGCCGCCGGATGACGAACTGCCTGAACCGCTGCACGGTCATGTGCGTCATTCGAACCTGAGCGCCCGAGTGACTCCTGACGTTGCCGAGGGCGTCTTCAGCAACGGCGCGATCGTGCTGAACGGGCCGTACGAGTGCGTCCTCGACTTCGTGATCCGGCTGGCGGAGATTCAGCGGGTGGTGGCCCGCGTCGTGCTTCCCGCTCCGGTCGGCCAGCAGTTCGCGCAGGCGCTGCAGGAGAACATTCACCTGTACGAGTCACGGTTCGGGCCGGTGGAAGGTCAGAGCCCGCGTCCGCGGGGAAGCGAGCCTCCTGCAGGCGAAGTTTCACCAGGCGAGCCGGGCGCACCTGCCGGAGCCGGAGCGATCTCTCCCTTGGCTGGAGGTGGTTCGAGTGAAGGGGCCCGCGAAGGGCAGGATCCGCCCCCTTCGATTGACGTCATCTACGATGAGCTGAAGCTGCCCGACGAACTGCTGTGCGGGCGGTATTCGAACGCGGTTCTCATCCGCCACTCGTCGACCGAGTTCTGCTTCGACTTCATCAGCAACGTCTACCCGCGATCGGCTGTCGCTGCCCGGATCTTCATGGCGGCCGGTCAGGTGCAGCCGCTGCTGCGATCGCTGCGGCAGGCGCTCAGTGACCCGCCCGGCAATGACCCGCCGCCTCCGATGGATCCCTCGTCGAACTGACGCAGGCGTCGATCGGTTCCTTCTCTGGCACATCGACGACTGGAGCCGCGGTGCTTTCGACATGGTCGAGCCGCTCCTGAAAGACGGCTGGTCACCTTGCGGGAGCCCCGATCCACCCGTTCGCCTGCATGAGCCGGCTTTGCGGTGCGTTGGTCTTCTAGTGCGACGCAGTCGCCAGGGCGGACCAGACGAAGCTGAGCGTGAAGGCGAGGATGACAGTCGCAGCGCCCAACTGGGTGGCGAACCAGGACGGCTGACGGACCGTCCTGCGAGAAGGGCGCACCCCCTGAATCGGCGGTTTGCGCCGGACCGGGCGAGATGCCTCTGTGTCACGCCGCGGCACATGCCAGCTCAATAGTGCCACGGTTGCAGCGAGGTACAGCAGGGCTGAGACGATGACCACGGGCGATGCCGGGATCTCGTTGGTCATCGTGTACTTCAGCAGAGACACGCTCAGGGCGTTGTTCAGAAAGTGCAGCCAGATCGGCAGCCAGAGGTTCCCCGTCGCCAGATAGACCAGATGCAGAAAGATGCCGAGCGGGACTGTCGCCAGGGCATGCGGCGGAAACACGTGTGCGGCCGCAAACAGCACGGTCGTCAGGCTAACGGCAAAGAAAACGCCGTAACGTTGCAGCAGGCCGCGACCAATCAGGCCCCGAAAGACGATCTCTTCGCTCAGCGCCGGTCCGAGAGCCAGGGCGACGATCAGGATCGGGTACGGGACCATCGGGATCTGGCCCTGGATTACGGCGAGCGAATTCGTCTGCTGCCAGTCTGCCAGTGCCGGGACGCTGGCGAGCAGCGATTCCCAGCCGATCAGAGCGAGTCGGTACAGTTCGCCGGAGAGTACGGCGAGCGGCAGGACGGCCCCGGAGACCAGAATCACGTCGCGGGGACGCGAACGCCGGAAACGGAGCCAGCTGCGCACACGTCGGCCCAGACGAAGGCGGACGGCAAGGATGGCGACAAAGACCGTGGCGAGGCTGGAGACGCCGGTCAGCAGAAACGACGAATCCAGGCTGAGTTCCAGCAGAACCGCGTCCAGCATGTTCCGCTGACGCGGGATCCCTTCCGCGGCCCAGAGAATGACTGCCGCAACGAAGCCGAGCAGCACGAGCGTCTGGGCGACCAGATAGCCGATCGTCCAGCCGACCGATTCAAGAATTCCCGGGCCTGAGGGTTTGCGCCAGGAGGCGGATCCTCGTCGCTGTTGCGCGTGTCGCTGCAGTCTTCCGATAAGCATGCACGACATCCCTCTGCCCGCGGTGTCACAACCCGGTTCACATTTGTGACCGGAATCACTGTATAATCGCGCCGCGGAGCCGTCAAACTGCGAGGGCCCCGTTGCGTCCCCCCACCGGAGTGCCGATTCGTGGCTGAGGAAACGAACGAAACAGGCTCGGTCGTCTATTGCCCCGGCTGCAATATGCGCTTCCTCATCGAATCCATGCACGAACTGTGCCCAAGGTGTGGGATGTCAGTGGTCTGGGACGGAGAATTCTCGGAAAACGACCCGACGCAGCTCTGGCGACGGGAGGAAACCGAAACGCCCACCCTCGCGGAGCATGACGAAGAAGACCTCCGTTATCTGGTGGGACAGACACTTGGCGTGTACCGCTGCGAGGGGTTCCTGGGTCGGGGGGGCATGGGCTGGGTCTTCGAGGCATTCCATGCGGACCTGCACCGACGCTGCGCGCTGAAGCTGATGTCGCCACGGCTGTTCGTCAAGGATCGTGAATCGCTGGCCCGGTTCATGAACGAGGCCCGGGCTGCAGCAGCGCTGGTTCATCCCAATGTCGTGACCACGCACGCGCTGGGCGAGCACGACGGATTGCACTTCCTCGAGATGGAACTCGTTCGCGGACAGTCTCTGCAGCACGCGCTGCGCAGCGGCCGTCTGACGCCGCTCCGTTCCGGGGCAATCGCACTGGGAATCGCCAGTGGTCTGGCGGCGGCTCATCGGGAGCACATCCTCCATCGCGATCTGAAGCCGGACAACGTGCTGATGACGTTGCGGGGAATTCCAAAGATCGGCGACTTCGGGCTGGCCAAACGCGTCGTACGAGCCGGCCGCTCCCCTTCGACCGACACACTGGTCGGGACGCCGCACTACATGGCGCCGGAACTGTTCTCCGGAATACCGGCCTCGCCAGCCTCCGATGTCTACGCGCTGGGCATCTGCCTGTTTCGCATGCTCACTGGTCGGTTGCCGTTCACCGCTTCCAGCCTCGACGAGCTGATCGCCACCGTCACACAGAAGCCCCTGCCGGACATTCGCCGCGAGGTGTCCGAGGTGTCGCTCGAGATGGCCGAATGCGTGAACCTGCTGCTGTCGAAGTCGCCGGACAACCGGCCACGGGACGGGATCGAGGCGTTCCAGCTGCTGCAGTCAATTCTGGGTCAGGCACGCGACCTGGAATCGATGGTGCAGGAAGCACTCGACGACGGTGGTGTGACGGCCCGCGTGCGAACGGCCAAAGGCTACGAGGTCACGGTGCGGCTGCCGGACGGGCGACAGCAGCGCGTCTACATCGAGACCAGCGATCATGCGGCGACGGACCGGCTGCTGCTGATCTTCACGAATTGCTGTCCGGCCGATCCGAACTATTACGAAGAAGCCCTGCGGCTCAACGCCAAGGTCTCACACGGGGCACTGGCGATCCGGAATTTCCGGGGGGAGCCGCACTTCGTGATGGTCGACACCTATCCGCGGGCGACGGTCGACGCCGAAGAGATCCGCCGCAGCGTGTTCGAACTCGCGATGCAGGCAGACGCCGTCGAGCAGTTACTGTCCGACGAGGATGCTCACTGACGGCAGGTCGGTCAGTCAGGCAGAGTGACGAGCCTCGCTACTGGATCGTCGCACGCTCTGTGTCTCCATCCGAGACCGCAGTCCAGTGGTAGACGTCCTCGGGCGAATCGACGGCTTCGAGGACCAGCTCATCCCCGCAGGAAACCACGCGATATGAGCGGGCGTCGCCGTAGTCGCGGATCAGGCGGGCAACGCTCTGTTCCGGCTGACCGCGGATAACCCGGTGCGTCAGGATGCCGTCTTCGAGTGTCCATTCCAGTTCGAGCGTCATCGACTCGCCGTAAAGCAGCGCGCCGAAGAAATCGAGGACCACCTGCATCAGTGCCGAGCCGTCGTCACGCATGGTGACCACGCGTTCGCCCTGCTGCTTCAGCCGCCAGGTGCCAATGATGTCGGCTGGTGTCACGGTGTCACGAGCGAGACCGCTTGCAGCCGACGCAGTTGTCGCGGGTTCGTCGGCTTCCGGGACGTCGAGTTGCCGTTCCACGTTCTCGGCGACGACTGCTGCGTCATCGGCACGCGATGGCTGCGGCGACGATGCAGGCGGTTCAATCCCGTCGGATGATCGCGAAACGGCTTCTGAGGGAATCAGCGATGGCAACAGAGCCGAAAGGCTGAGCATGGCGAGCACAATTCCCGCCCAGATGGTGCCGC
This region includes:
- a CDS encoding sigma-54 interaction domain-containing protein, giving the protein MKQSECRMSILVLSPDSSLVPLLEEEIPADVAMDAGPLSADGIEVAKAAQPDLVIFDCRQIPDGGHAIDRLVEQFQILHSETPMLLLACGEPPEILARRIACSGINCVRDADSTSEILAALDPFLPGTSVPPTSDAPQAEREGRATSVAEVVSHRFETQSPHFKQMLEDLAIAAVHDVTILLIGETGSGKTYLSQLVHEASPRRAEPFIHVACGALPRELIESELFGHVKGAFTSAHADKEGKFIAAGRGTILLDEIDVLGPEQQVKLLRVIETGEFEPVGSNRTLRSQARLVVASNLDLQPLVEQGRFRPDLYYRLNMLKFEIPPLRKRKVDIVPLVKKFVARFQQKHGVRIDRIDDNMLEALLAYPWPGNVRELEHVVQRAVIYCRDGLLTRDHLPSHIVSGLVGPTNDPSVVLSRRPVTQNRSLEHQVALTEKEIIEQALFKNNFSRTNTARDLGISRVTLYNKMKKYDMLK
- a CDS encoding ferritin-like domain-containing protein; this translates as MELRAFAEQVLLRPSLEEKLTAPPATLTDTDPGPAARIAEPERTPDLVFAPRRSAPSMPSPQALADPHKRAIAHHIMANHELQALEVMAWVLLAFPEAPTDFRMGMACVMRDEQRHTRMHAERARKLGVEFGELPVNCYIWKKAQEFHSVLDYLAGLPLVFEGRNLDHTCELAEAFEAAGDPRSARLMQVIHDDEIEHVRFGIEWLRRLKRDDQSDWDAFVDHLHWPLRPGKARGMVFQREARLAAGLGAEFVDRLEKWTDEESVETG
- a CDS encoding DUF3467 domain-containing protein; the encoded protein is MAAEPVGQSATEGTPGQPGAQEVRIELDDSATNATYANLCRVSSSPEELIIDFALNPNPVSGQSQRIPVSERVILNHYTAKRLAALLSTTVQRHEQAFGTLEMDYRKRLRTSPESE
- a CDS encoding DUF3467 domain-containing protein, which translates into the protein MSDSFDHGDPPPDDELPEPLHGHVRHSNLSARVTPDVAEGVFSNGAIVLNGPYECVLDFVIRLAEIQRVVARVVLPAPVGQQFAQALQENIHLYESRFGPVEGQSPRPRGSEPPAGEVSPGEPGAPAGAGAISPLAGGGSSEGAREGQDPPPSIDVIYDELKLPDELLCGRYSNAVLIRHSSTEFCFDFISNVYPRSAVAARIFMAAGQVQPLLRSLRQALSDPPGNDPPPPMDPSSN
- a CDS encoding CPBP family intramembrane glutamic endopeptidase, with the translated sequence MLIGRLQRHAQQRRGSASWRKPSGPGILESVGWTIGYLVAQTLVLLGFVAAVILWAAEGIPRQRNMLDAVLLELSLDSSFLLTGVSSLATVFVAILAVRLRLGRRVRSWLRFRRSRPRDVILVSGAVLPLAVLSGELYRLALIGWESLLASVPALADWQQTNSLAVIQGQIPMVPYPILIVALALGPALSEEIVFRGLIGRGLLQRYGVFFAVSLTTVLFAAAHVFPPHALATVPLGIFLHLVYLATGNLWLPIWLHFLNNALSVSLLKYTMTNEIPASPVVIVSALLYLAATVALLSWHVPRRDTEASRPVRRKPPIQGVRPSRRTVRQPSWFATQLGAATVILAFTLSFVWSALATASH
- a CDS encoding serine/threonine-protein kinase, which translates into the protein MSVVWDGEFSENDPTQLWRREETETPTLAEHDEEDLRYLVGQTLGVYRCEGFLGRGGMGWVFEAFHADLHRRCALKLMSPRLFVKDRESLARFMNEARAAAALVHPNVVTTHALGEHDGLHFLEMELVRGQSLQHALRSGRLTPLRSGAIALGIASGLAAAHREHILHRDLKPDNVLMTLRGIPKIGDFGLAKRVVRAGRSPSTDTLVGTPHYMAPELFSGIPASPASDVYALGICLFRMLTGRLPFTASSLDELIATVTQKPLPDIRREVSEVSLEMAECVNLLLSKSPDNRPRDGIEAFQLLQSILGQARDLESMVQEALDDGGVTARVRTAKGYEVTVRLPDGRQQRVYIETSDHAATDRLLLIFTNCCPADPNYYEEALRLNAKVSHGALAIRNFRGEPHFVMVDTYPRATVDAEEIRRSVFELAMQADAVEQLLSDEDAH